A genome region from Thermococcus gorgonarius includes the following:
- a CDS encoding DUF365 domain-containing protein, with translation MEENIVGVTFPVPKWFLDRILDEGKTVFVKPSTLKVQPGMKIIFYASREDQGWHGDAEVESVEFFTNIEEIIRNYKDELFLTPEELREYERERAKWHSRGRRPRPWMVLRLRNIRKYPKPVKPPRFIAVSGRYVKEKEYREILRKAGI, from the coding sequence ATGGAGGAAAATATCGTCGGCGTTACGTTCCCCGTCCCAAAGTGGTTTCTTGATAGGATACTTGATGAGGGCAAAACCGTCTTCGTGAAGCCGTCTACGCTGAAAGTCCAGCCTGGCATGAAAATAATCTTTTACGCCTCAAGGGAAGACCAGGGCTGGCACGGCGATGCGGAGGTCGAGAGCGTCGAGTTCTTCACGAACATCGAGGAGATAATCAGGAATTACAAAGACGAGCTCTTCCTCACTCCCGAGGAGCTGAGGGAATACGAGCGCGAGAGAGCTAAGTGGCACTCGCGGGGAAGAAGGCCGAGACCGTGGATGGTGCTCAGACTGAGGAATATCAGAAAGTACCCGAAGCCCGTCAAACCACCGAGGTTCATTGCCGTTTCGGGAAGATATGTAAAGGAGAAGGAGTACAGGGAAATTCTAAGGAAGGCCGGGATTTGA
- a CDS encoding type I restriction endonuclease, with the protein MELAEIVERVKKIKAKIPNEESTKLHVILPTLKALGWDIFNPDELMPETRTEEGRPDYALKINGRTVAFLEAKSVRERIFTDGRVNSKHARQLARYCFDRGVDLGILTNGLQWALIKAYEPGKSVEERVILAVDLMNQSMEEVIERLRWLSKDFLLKYVNIPREYAKIPTPTPTGGEDYPKQEASKEGYQFKTLYVSAQEVEEPPSAVLVRELFGKDLKDCFPRAVFVNVNGRWYRVQISYGEQWRGLKLAWSSVTSVVVRFLMDKGIRDFPEVGKYLSRVPRVSDRHWNAVARIGDLYLYLPENGKKAVEVLRKIEESTGTEIALEILGPKCNAVS; encoded by the coding sequence ATGGAGCTGGCCGAAATCGTTGAACGGGTCAAAAAGATTAAGGCTAAAATTCCCAACGAAGAATCAACAAAACTGCACGTAATCCTCCCAACTCTTAAGGCCCTCGGATGGGACATCTTTAATCCGGATGAGCTCATGCCCGAGACACGAACTGAAGAAGGCCGGCCAGACTATGCTCTCAAGATAAACGGTAGAACCGTTGCATTTCTCGAAGCAAAAAGCGTTAGGGAAAGAATATTCACCGACGGGAGAGTTAACTCAAAGCATGCAAGACAGCTCGCCAGATACTGCTTTGACAGGGGAGTAGACCTCGGCATCCTGACCAACGGGCTCCAGTGGGCATTGATAAAGGCTTATGAGCCGGGTAAGAGTGTTGAGGAGAGAGTCATTCTCGCCGTGGATCTAATGAACCAGAGCATGGAGGAGGTTATCGAGAGGCTCCGCTGGCTTTCAAAGGATTTCCTCCTCAAATACGTTAACATACCGCGAGAATATGCGAAAATTCCAACTCCCACCCCGACAGGTGGAGAAGATTATCCCAAACAAGAAGCATCCAAGGAAGGGTATCAATTCAAAACCCTCTACGTTTCAGCACAGGAAGTCGAGGAACCTCCCTCGGCGGTTCTTGTGAGAGAACTCTTTGGAAAAGACTTGAAGGATTGTTTTCCTCGGGCCGTGTTTGTGAATGTTAACGGCAGATGGTACAGGGTTCAGATAAGTTATGGGGAGCAGTGGCGTGGGCTTAAACTTGCGTGGAGCAGTGTTACTTCCGTTGTTGTGCGCTTCCTGATGGACAAAGGCATACGCGACTTTCCAGAGGTTGGTAAATACCTTTCAAGAGTCCCGCGTGTTTCTGATAGGCATTGGAACGCCGTTGCCAGGATTGGAGACCTGTACTTGTATCTCCCAGAAAACGGAAAGAAAGCCGTGGAAGTTCTGCGCAAAATTGAAGAGAGCACGGGAACAGAAATTGCCCTCGAAATACTGGGGCCAAAGTGCAATGCTGTCTCATGA
- a CDS encoding EVE domain-containing protein codes for MTYWLCITNRANWKVIKEKNIWGVPRRHKNTIAKVKPGDRLVIYLKQERKDKEILEPKIVGIFEVVSEPYEDSTRIFKSPPHLNETYPLRVKVKPIKLGELEFKPLIPKLKFITNKKKWSGHLMGKAMREIPEEDYKLIEALIS; via the coding sequence ATGACATACTGGCTCTGCATTACCAATCGTGCAAATTGGAAAGTTATTAAGGAAAAGAACATTTGGGGCGTGCCAAGGAGGCACAAGAACACAATAGCCAAGGTCAAACCTGGTGATAGATTGGTTATTTACCTCAAGCAGGAGCGGAAGGATAAGGAAATTCTCGAGCCCAAGATTGTTGGCATCTTTGAGGTCGTTAGCGAGCCTTATGAGGATTCAACGAGGATCTTCAAAAGCCCGCCTCACCTCAACGAGACTTACCCGCTCAGGGTGAAGGTTAAGCCAATAAAGCTCGGCGAGCTCGAGTTCAAGCCGCTGATTCCGAAGCTGAAGTTCATCACTAACAAAAAGAAGTGGAGCGGGCATTTAATGGGCAAAGCCATGAGGGAAATCCCAGAGGAAGACTACAAGCTCATTGAGGCCCTTATTTCATGA
- a CDS encoding 30S ribosomal protein S6e has translation MATFKLVLSNPKTGIAKQIEITGEVAEKFIGKRIGDEIPVSELGMNLTEIFGEEIPETAKIKIRGGTDKDGFPMRPDIHGPRRVKILLSKGPGFRPKEKGERRKKTVRGNTISPEIVQINAVLVF, from the coding sequence ATGGCGACTTTCAAGCTTGTGCTCTCAAACCCAAAGACTGGGATAGCAAAGCAGATAGAGATAACCGGTGAAGTGGCCGAGAAGTTCATTGGGAAGAGGATAGGAGACGAGATACCTGTGAGCGAGCTCGGCATGAACCTCACCGAGATCTTCGGCGAAGAGATACCGGAAACCGCGAAGATAAAGATCAGGGGCGGTACCGACAAGGACGGCTTCCCCATGAGGCCGGACATACACGGGCCAAGAAGGGTCAAGATTCTCCTTTCAAAGGGCCCGGGTTTCAGGCCAAAAGAAAAGGGCGAAAGGAGAAAGAAGACCGTCCGCGGAAACACCATAAGCCCCGAGATCGTACAGATAAACGCGGTCCTCGTCTTCTGA
- a CDS encoding ribose 1,5-bisphosphate isomerase, producing the protein MGEVIRDVLEIAEKIKNMEIRGAGKIARSAAYALQLQAEKSRAQTPDELWDELKKAAKILYETRPTAVSLPNALRYVMHRGKIAYSNGADLEQLRFVVINAAKEFIHNSEKAIERIGEFGAKRIEDGDVIMTHCHSKAAISVMKTAWEQGKNIKVIVTETRPKWQGKITAKELASYGIPVIYVVDSAARHYMKMTDKVVMGADSITVNGAVINKIGTALIALTAKEHRVWTMIAAETYKFHPETMLGQLVEIEMRDPTEVIPEEELKTWPKNIEVWNPAFDVTPPEYVDVIITERGIIPPSAAIDILKEEFGWALKYTEPWED; encoded by the coding sequence ATGGGTGAGGTAATCAGGGATGTCCTTGAGATAGCGGAAAAAATCAAAAACATGGAGATCCGCGGTGCTGGAAAGATCGCCAGATCGGCCGCGTATGCACTCCAGCTTCAAGCGGAGAAAAGCAGAGCGCAAACGCCTGACGAACTGTGGGATGAGCTCAAAAAGGCGGCCAAGATACTGTATGAGACCAGACCGACGGCGGTTTCCCTTCCCAACGCCCTGCGTTACGTTATGCACCGCGGAAAGATAGCGTACTCCAACGGAGCGGATCTCGAACAGCTGAGGTTTGTGGTTATCAACGCGGCCAAGGAGTTCATCCACAACTCCGAGAAGGCCATTGAAAGGATAGGGGAATTCGGAGCAAAGAGAATAGAAGACGGAGATGTTATAATGACCCACTGCCACAGCAAGGCTGCCATAAGCGTTATGAAGACCGCCTGGGAGCAGGGAAAGAACATAAAGGTCATAGTCACCGAGACAAGGCCCAAGTGGCAGGGCAAAATAACCGCAAAGGAGCTCGCCAGCTACGGCATCCCCGTCATCTACGTCGTTGACTCCGCTGCCAGGCACTACATGAAGATGACCGACAAGGTCGTTATGGGTGCTGACAGCATAACCGTAAACGGGGCAGTTATAAACAAGATTGGAACGGCCTTGATAGCTTTGACGGCCAAGGAGCACAGGGTTTGGACTATGATAGCGGCAGAAACCTACAAGTTCCATCCCGAGACGATGCTGGGCCAGCTGGTCGAGATAGAGATGCGCGACCCGACGGAAGTCATTCCGGAGGAGGAGCTAAAAACTTGGCCGAAGAACATAGAAGTCTGGAACCCGGCGTTTGACGTTACGCCACCTGAATACGTTGATGTTATCATAACGGAGCGCGGCATAATACCGCCAAGTGCGGCCATAGACATCCTCAAGGAGGAGTTCGGCTGGGCTCTCAAGTACACCGAGCCGTGGGAGGACTGA
- the xerA gene encoding site-specific tyrosine recombinase/integron integrase: MSGIEETVEEFATYLDLEGKSPNTVRMYSYYVRKYLEWGGELKARSALRFLASLRRKGYSNRSLNLVVQALRAYFRFEGQDDEAEKLKPPKVPRSLPKALTVDEIRKLISSVPPLKRRDRLIFLLLYGAGLRVSELCNLKKKDVDLERKIIVVRGGKGAKDRVVPIPDELAEEIRKYLLEREDESEYLLVEVRRKKKDKLSPKTVWHLLRKYGGKAGIKVTPHMLRHSFATHMLERGVDIRAIQELLGHSNLSTTQIYTKVTVEHLRKAQEKARLLENLKEV, encoded by the coding sequence TTGAGCGGCATAGAAGAGACAGTCGAGGAGTTTGCAACGTATCTTGACCTTGAGGGGAAAAGTCCAAACACCGTGAGAATGTACTCCTACTACGTAAGGAAATATCTCGAATGGGGCGGGGAGCTAAAGGCCCGCTCCGCCCTCAGGTTTTTAGCGTCCCTGAGGAGGAAGGGTTATTCCAATAGAAGTCTGAATCTGGTAGTTCAGGCCTTACGAGCGTACTTTCGCTTTGAAGGCCAGGACGATGAGGCGGAGAAGTTGAAGCCCCCAAAGGTTCCAAGAAGCCTTCCGAAAGCCTTAACGGTCGACGAAATCAGAAAGCTGATATCGAGTGTTCCGCCCCTAAAAAGAAGGGACAGGTTGATTTTTCTCCTCCTTTACGGGGCCGGCCTTCGAGTAAGCGAGCTGTGCAATCTGAAAAAGAAAGATGTTGATCTGGAAAGAAAGATTATAGTGGTCAGGGGAGGAAAGGGGGCAAAGGACCGAGTTGTACCAATTCCGGACGAACTGGCGGAGGAAATAAGAAAATACCTCCTAGAAAGGGAAGACGAGAGCGAATACCTTCTCGTCGAAGTAAGGAGGAAGAAAAAGGACAAGCTGTCCCCCAAAACTGTCTGGCACCTTCTAAGAAAGTATGGGGGGAAGGCAGGGATAAAGGTAACCCCTCACATGCTCAGGCACAGCTTCGCCACCCACATGCTCGAACGGGGGGTGGATATAAGGGCCATTCAGGAACTGTTGGGGCACTCAAATCTCTCAACGACCCAGATTTACACAAAAGTTACCGTGGAGCACTTAAGAAAGGCCCAAGAGAAGGCAAGACTGCTCGAAAATTTGAAAGAAGTATGA
- a CDS encoding toprim domain-containing protein, producing MAIVDVRVLVEGASDVEVVSKALQGLALGSEYNITISSIIPTTNIEIAKSAAAGADLLIIATDADRVGRELAERLFNELSEMVGHIERMKLPLGHDLENIDVELVRKELKNALVRAGLKSLNVLPEYMNLRNQYLDLKGNYDELSREYEKLRKEYEELKAKYEELRNEYLNVKQENETLQTLLEKKTKPVKIEDAWKALFPAEGVPPEEYLALAVEKLGLNGKIVVGQGYIYAEEEEAIEELLKTVYLGLVISKEITRETTTPETKPQEENVQETSKEENEIREILLSAGKEEN from the coding sequence ATGGCAATAGTTGACGTTAGGGTTCTCGTGGAAGGCGCAAGCGACGTTGAGGTCGTCAGCAAGGCCCTTCAGGGGCTTGCCCTGGGAAGCGAATACAACATAACGATCTCCTCAATAATTCCGACAACGAACATCGAGATAGCCAAGAGCGCGGCAGCAGGCGCAGACCTTCTCATAATAGCCACAGATGCAGACAGAGTAGGAAGAGAGCTGGCCGAGAGGCTTTTTAACGAGCTGAGCGAAATGGTCGGCCACATAGAGAGGATGAAGCTTCCCCTCGGTCATGATCTCGAAAACATAGACGTTGAGCTCGTGAGGAAAGAGCTTAAAAATGCACTGGTCAGGGCGGGACTCAAAAGCCTGAACGTCCTTCCAGAGTACATGAACCTGAGGAACCAGTACCTGGACCTGAAGGGGAACTACGACGAGCTCTCCAGAGAATATGAAAAACTGAGAAAGGAGTACGAGGAGCTCAAGGCAAAATACGAGGAGCTCAGGAACGAATACCTAAACGTCAAGCAGGAAAACGAGACACTTCAAACCCTCCTGGAAAAGAAAACCAAACCGGTAAAAATAGAGGATGCATGGAAGGCATTGTTCCCGGCCGAGGGGGTTCCCCCCGAGGAGTACCTTGCCCTGGCAGTCGAAAAACTTGGGCTGAACGGCAAAATAGTCGTGGGTCAGGGATACATCTACGCCGAGGAAGAAGAAGCCATTGAAGAGCTTCTGAAGACGGTCTACCTCGGATTGGTCATATCCAAAGAGATAACCCGGGAAACGACCACACCAGAAACCAAACCCCAGGAAGAGAATGTCCAGGAAACCTCCAAGGAAGAAAACGAAATAAGAGAGATACTCCTGAGCGCAGGCAAAGAAGAGAACTAG
- a CDS encoding TMEM165/GDT1 family protein, translating to MESAVLLIFVTIFLAELGDKTQITTMLFATKYGWEKAFIGSALALVLVNLIGALIGEKIGNMIPQGLLQKAAGAIFIAFGILLISGKI from the coding sequence TTGGAAAGTGCAGTCCTTTTGATTTTTGTTACCATCTTTCTTGCGGAACTGGGGGACAAGACACAGATAACAACCATGCTTTTTGCAACAAAGTATGGATGGGAAAAAGCTTTTATCGGATCCGCACTCGCTCTCGTTCTGGTTAACCTTATTGGGGCATTGATCGGTGAGAAAATCGGAAACATGATCCCCCAAGGGCTTCTTCAGAAGGCGGCAGGGGCTATTTTCATAGCCTTTGGGATACTTCTTATAAGCGGGAAAATATAA
- a CDS encoding aminotransferase class I/II-fold pyridoxal phosphate-dependent enzyme, whose amino-acid sequence MKYKKRKYFMAGRINLIQRSKIRELFEKARKMENVISLGIGEPDFDTPQVIKEAAKRALDEGYTHYTPNAGIPEFREAIAEYYKEFYKVDVDPDNIIVTAGAYEATYLAFESLLEQGDDVIIPDPAFVCYVEDAKISEAGILRIPLREENNFRIDPDELVEMITKRTRMIVMNYPNNPTGATLDKETAKAIGQIAEDYNLYILSDEPYEHFLYEGAKHHPMIKYAPDNTVLANSFSKTFAMTGWRLGFAIAPEQVIKDMIKLHAYIVGNVTSFIQIAGITALRDKRSWEAVEKMRKTYAERRKLALRYLSEIPHLKAFRPKGAFYIWVKIDPELDMTSEDFANWLLEEAGVVVIPGTAFGKQGEGWVRISYATKKELLAEAFERIKRAMEKL is encoded by the coding sequence GTGAAATATAAAAAGCGAAAATACTTCATGGCCGGTAGGATAAACTTGATTCAGCGCTCCAAGATACGTGAACTCTTTGAAAAGGCAAGAAAAATGGAAAACGTGATCTCCCTCGGAATCGGAGAGCCCGATTTTGACACCCCCCAGGTAATAAAAGAGGCCGCTAAAAGGGCTCTTGACGAAGGCTACACTCACTACACTCCAAACGCGGGAATACCTGAATTCCGGGAGGCAATCGCGGAATACTACAAGGAATTCTATAAGGTTGATGTCGATCCAGACAACATAATAGTCACGGCCGGTGCTTACGAGGCCACGTATCTGGCCTTTGAATCCCTTCTGGAGCAGGGTGATGACGTCATAATCCCGGACCCGGCTTTCGTCTGTTACGTTGAGGACGCAAAGATTTCAGAGGCCGGAATCCTCCGCATTCCGCTGAGGGAGGAAAACAACTTCAGGATAGATCCCGATGAGCTCGTCGAGATGATAACCAAAAGGACCAGAATGATAGTCATGAACTATCCAAACAATCCAACTGGTGCCACCCTTGACAAGGAAACGGCCAAAGCGATTGGGCAGATAGCGGAGGATTATAACCTATACATCCTGAGCGATGAACCCTACGAACACTTCCTCTACGAGGGTGCAAAGCATCACCCAATGATAAAATACGCCCCAGACAACACAGTCCTCGCGAACAGTTTCTCCAAGACCTTCGCGATGACGGGATGGAGACTTGGCTTTGCCATAGCACCAGAACAGGTCATAAAGGACATGATAAAGCTCCACGCGTACATAGTTGGAAACGTGACATCTTTTATCCAGATAGCGGGCATAACAGCCCTTCGCGATAAGAGAAGCTGGGAAGCCGTTGAAAAGATGAGGAAAACCTACGCCGAAAGGAGAAAGTTAGCCCTAAGGTACCTATCCGAGATACCTCACCTGAAAGCGTTTAGACCAAAAGGAGCGTTCTACATATGGGTAAAGATCGACCCAGAGCTAGACATGACGAGTGAGGACTTCGCCAACTGGCTTCTGGAGGAGGCGGGAGTAGTAGTGATACCCGGAACGGCCTTTGGAAAGCAGGGAGAAGGCTGGGTAAGGATAAGCTACGCCACGAAAAAGGAACTTCTAGCCGAGGCCTTTGAACGAATAAAGAGGGCAATGGAAAAGCTGTGA
- the cgi121 gene encoding KEOPS complex subunit Cgi121 — translation MEEVVPGVVVTAVYVDEVEKLMPHLGSELQAVNGPCFEAVAHSAILAKRSFERGTNRAKTLGGELLLRLAGSLQIREAIKKVGLRKGVNYLVFFGSKKELKEILEKLGLKEVPMQNCDPERAKKHFEISALVEAL, via the coding sequence ATGGAGGAAGTAGTGCCAGGGGTAGTCGTAACTGCGGTCTATGTTGATGAAGTTGAGAAACTAATGCCGCATCTTGGATCCGAACTTCAGGCAGTGAACGGACCCTGCTTTGAGGCAGTTGCACACTCAGCGATATTGGCGAAGAGATCCTTCGAAAGGGGAACGAACCGTGCAAAAACTCTTGGAGGAGAACTCCTGCTACGACTCGCTGGATCACTTCAGATAAGGGAAGCGATAAAAAAAGTAGGGCTCAGAAAAGGCGTTAACTACCTTGTTTTCTTTGGATCAAAGAAAGAACTAAAGGAGATTCTGGAAAAGCTGGGATTAAAAGAAGTGCCCATGCAGAACTGTGACCCCGAAAGGGCGAAAAAACACTTCGAAATCTCTGCCCTGGTTGAAGCCCTTTAG
- a CDS encoding ribbon-helix-helix domain-containing protein, translated as MPKMRIISVQLPQSYINAMDQLVRRGLYPNRSEVIRTAIREFLKRELYSEIPEDEGPEYIIK; from the coding sequence ATGCCAAAAATGCGCATAATAAGTGTTCAGCTTCCACAGAGCTACATAAATGCTATGGATCAGCTCGTAAGAAGGGGGCTTTACCCCAATAGAAGCGAGGTAATTCGCACTGCCATCCGTGAATTCCTCAAGAGAGAGCTCTACTCAGAGATCCCAGAGGACGAGGGCCCTGAATATATCATAAAGTAA
- the ftsZ gene encoding cell division protein FtsZ yields the protein MVFKLLEQAGIKLDLDEENKVEKKQDFLSEEFDEDFIKIAIVGVGGSGNNTITRLYELGVEGAELIAMNTDAQALRHAKAHKKLLLGREITQGKGSGGDPEVGYRAAEASAHEIAETIGDVDLVFITAGMGNGTGTGAAPVVAKVIKERARHNGRFREPLVVSVVTFPFKTEGTIRVEKAKAGIKALLHYSDTVIIIENDKLLKLVPNLPINAAFRFADEIIARMVKGITETIKLPSMVNIDFADVYSVMKDGGAALIGIGESDSKNRAVEAVKAALENKMLDVKFGSGNKALVHFTVGPDVNLGEINEAMEIVYNNLGAKSEIKWGARVDEDMGKVVRAMVIMTGVESPHILGGENALQTDSNIIVPRSSGPLPFEKKATSDDIYRIISGREDPASSKLEVEVRRRINKLFEPYEF from the coding sequence ATGGTGTTTAAACTCCTGGAACAGGCCGGAATTAAACTTGATCTGGACGAGGAAAACAAAGTAGAGAAGAAGCAGGATTTTCTTAGTGAGGAGTTTGATGAGGACTTCATAAAGATTGCAATTGTGGGTGTCGGTGGCTCTGGAAACAACACCATAACGAGACTTTACGAGTTGGGCGTTGAGGGGGCAGAGTTAATAGCGATGAACACCGACGCACAGGCCCTTAGGCACGCCAAAGCCCACAAGAAGCTTCTCCTTGGGAGGGAAATAACCCAGGGTAAGGGATCCGGCGGTGATCCAGAGGTCGGATACCGGGCTGCTGAAGCAAGTGCCCATGAGATAGCCGAAACTATTGGGGATGTGGATCTTGTTTTCATCACCGCTGGAATGGGCAACGGTACTGGAACCGGAGCCGCTCCCGTCGTCGCAAAGGTGATAAAGGAACGTGCTAGACACAACGGCCGTTTCAGGGAGCCTCTGGTTGTCAGTGTTGTCACGTTCCCCTTCAAGACAGAGGGCACTATCAGAGTGGAAAAAGCAAAGGCCGGTATAAAGGCTCTCCTCCACTATTCAGACACAGTTATCATAATCGAAAACGACAAACTTCTCAAACTCGTTCCCAACCTGCCTATAAACGCCGCCTTCCGCTTTGCCGATGAGATAATAGCCAGAATGGTCAAGGGCATAACCGAGACCATAAAGCTCCCTTCCATGGTGAACATTGACTTCGCCGACGTCTACAGCGTCATGAAGGACGGCGGTGCTGCCCTCATAGGAATCGGTGAGAGCGACTCCAAGAACAGGGCCGTTGAGGCCGTCAAGGCCGCCCTTGAGAACAAGATGCTCGACGTCAAGTTCGGAAGCGGCAACAAGGCCCTAGTTCACTTCACCGTTGGTCCGGACGTTAACCTCGGGGAGATCAATGAGGCGATGGAGATAGTCTACAACAACCTCGGCGCCAAGTCTGAGATAAAGTGGGGTGCCAGGGTCGACGAGGACATGGGTAAGGTCGTTAGGGCCATGGTCATAATGACCGGTGTTGAGAGCCCGCACATACTCGGCGGGGAGAATGCACTGCAGACGGACTCCAACATAATCGTTCCGAGATCTTCAGGGCCCCTTCCATTTGAAAAGAAAGCAACCTCTGATGATATATACAGGATCATCTCAGGGCGGGAAGATCCAGCCAGCTCTAAGCTTGAGGTTGAAGTCAGAAGGAGAATAAATAAGCTCTTTGAGCCCTACGAGTTCTGA
- a CDS encoding ParA family protein — MAAVISIANQKGGVGKTTLTLNLGYGLARMGRKVLLIDVDPQFNLTFGLIGMDVLNYETTNVGTLMTRESSVEETIVEITENLHLIPSHLNLSAKEIEIINAYNRERRLEKAISPVLPDYDYVLIDNPPSMGIFLVNSLTASDYVLIPLELSYFGVIGMQLMFNLMAMIREETNESLTLMGLVPNKFTRQTKVPQTRLKELRETYPDAPILTTIPKAIALEKAQGEGVSIFDYEPEGRAARAFEKLTREVISIVEGE, encoded by the coding sequence ATGGCAGCTGTGATCAGTATAGCCAATCAGAAGGGCGGTGTTGGAAAAACAACTCTAACCTTAAATCTCGGTTACGGGCTTGCAAGGATGGGCAGAAAAGTCCTTCTGATCGATGTGGATCCCCAGTTCAATTTGACTTTTGGACTTATCGGAATGGACGTCCTAAACTACGAGACTACCAACGTTGGAACGCTGATGACAAGAGAAAGCAGTGTGGAAGAAACGATAGTTGAGATCACCGAAAACCTCCATCTCATTCCCAGTCATCTCAATTTGTCCGCCAAGGAGATAGAGATAATCAACGCTTACAACCGCGAGAGAAGACTTGAAAAGGCGATAAGCCCGGTTCTCCCCGACTATGACTACGTCCTCATAGACAATCCTCCAAGCATGGGGATATTCCTCGTTAACTCGCTAACGGCCTCTGACTATGTCCTAATCCCCCTGGAGCTCAGCTATTTCGGCGTTATAGGCATGCAGCTCATGTTTAATCTGATGGCAATGATCCGGGAAGAAACCAACGAAAGCCTGACCCTTATGGGTCTCGTCCCCAACAAGTTCACCCGCCAGACCAAGGTTCCCCAGACCAGGCTTAAGGAACTCAGGGAAACGTATCCAGATGCCCCTATACTCACGACGATCCCGAAGGCCATAGCCCTGGAGAAAGCGCAGGGCGAGGGGGTTAGTATATTTGATTACGAACCCGAAGGAAGGGCTGCCCGTGCGTTTGAGAAGCTTACTCGTGAGGTGATCTCCATTGTCGAAGGAGAGTAA
- a CDS encoding CopG family transcriptional regulator, with amino-acid sequence MSKESKGKIPKLFAGSVNDLTRPSKPKKEKEKGDLKHQKKQKTLYISLDINRKLIELYGEEGRRQSIIVEDAVNLYYYLKQALGEKKFEELMSAVRREDPEFLRDYMGRFRI; translated from the coding sequence TTGTCGAAGGAGAGTAAAGGCAAGATTCCCAAGCTTTTTGCCGGATCGGTTAACGATCTGACCCGGCCATCTAAGCCCAAGAAGGAGAAAGAAAAAGGCGATCTCAAGCATCAAAAGAAGCAGAAAACCCTCTATATAAGCCTCGATATTAACAGAAAGCTGATTGAGCTGTACGGGGAGGAAGGGAGGAGGCAGAGCATAATAGTGGAGGACGCCGTTAACCTTTACTACTACCTCAAGCAGGCCTTGGGCGAAAAGAAATTTGAGGAGCTCATGAGCGCTGTTAGGAGGGAAGACCCCGAGTTCCTCCGGGATTACATGGGGCGTTTCCGCATCTGA
- a CDS encoding adenylyltransferase/cytidyltransferase family protein — MREKERKKIRVLVGGVFDILHVGHIHFLKQAKELGDELVVIVAHDETVRMQKRRDPINPAEDRAELLRAIKYVDEVYIGTPGTIDMNLVKRINPDVIAIGPDQNFNCERLKEELRKNGIKAEVIRIPYLYKSDRAKTSKIIERIIEEFCE, encoded by the coding sequence ATGAGAGAGAAAGAGAGAAAAAAGATACGGGTCCTTGTGGGCGGGGTATTTGATATCCTTCACGTTGGCCATATTCATTTCCTGAAACAGGCAAAGGAACTCGGGGACGAACTCGTTGTTATAGTCGCCCACGACGAGACCGTCAGAATGCAGAAGAGACGCGATCCTATAAACCCCGCCGAGGACAGGGCAGAACTTCTCAGGGCGATTAAATACGTGGATGAGGTCTACATAGGAACTCCCGGCACGATAGACATGAACCTCGTCAAGAGGATAAACCCCGACGTTATAGCAATCGGCCCAGATCAGAATTTCAACTGTGAGAGACTGAAGGAGGAACTCAGAAAAAACGGAATCAAGGCAGAGGTAATAAGAATACCCTACCTTTACAAGAGCGATAGGGCAAAGACAAGCAAGATAATTGAGAGAATAATAGAAGAGTTCTGCGAATAA